The following proteins are encoded in a genomic region of Dehalococcoidia bacterium:
- a CDS encoding zinc-binding dehydrogenase, whose translation MTATCRAIVFNGDGTYDIRTFDKPTAPPGGAVIKVEAVGMCSSDVEQLKGYKHVPGEVSPVVAGHEMVGRVEELADDADFIVSVGDRVAVDLVLRTGFYDGRLVIYGYTMGLDVGSGLWGGYGEYMCVVPGTNLMKLTESVPAEHLTIFEPLANAVNWVDGAGVKEGDTVVIQGPGHVGLMCVVAAKVAGASAIISTGTSADELRLETARKAGAHYTINVDSEDVVGRVKEITNGIGANVVMDVTAMSTKAVQQALEQVAFGGTVLLAGLKNMAPVEIITDNIVLNALTIKSGTGSTEQSMKTAVKMLNEGSVPTEVLLGEVLSIDDFGEAIALLKREHPRRETFRVTLRYD comes from the coding sequence ATGACTGCAACATGCAGAGCGATTGTGTTTAACGGCGATGGCACATACGACATTCGTACCTTTGACAAACCCACAGCACCGCCCGGTGGTGCTGTGATCAAGGTTGAAGCAGTCGGTATGTGCAGCAGCGATGTGGAACAGCTCAAGGGCTACAAGCACGTTCCCGGTGAGGTTTCCCCGGTCGTGGCAGGCCACGAGATGGTCGGTCGTGTAGAGGAATTGGCCGATGATGCCGATTTCATAGTGTCGGTTGGCGACCGGGTAGCTGTTGATCTGGTACTTCGAACCGGGTTTTATGATGGAAGGTTGGTGATATACGGCTATACGATGGGCCTGGATGTGGGGAGTGGCCTGTGGGGTGGATATGGTGAATATATGTGTGTTGTGCCCGGCACTAACCTTATGAAACTCACCGAATCGGTACCGGCGGAACATCTGACGATCTTTGAGCCCCTTGCCAATGCAGTCAACTGGGTGGATGGGGCAGGTGTGAAGGAGGGAGACACGGTGGTGATTCAGGGGCCTGGCCATGTTGGGCTGATGTGCGTTGTTGCGGCGAAGGTCGCCGGTGCCTCTGCCATCATCTCCACCGGAACCTCTGCCGATGAGCTCCGTTTGGAAACGGCGCGCAAAGCGGGCGCACATTATACGATCAATGTCGATAGCGAGGATGTGGTGGGCAGGGTAAAGGAGATCACTAACGGCATCGGGGCCAACGTGGTCATGGATGTTACCGCGATGTCCACAAAAGCAGTGCAGCAGGCGTTAGAACAGGTTGCCTTCGGTGGGACGGTTCTCCTCGCTGGTCTCAAGAACATGGCCCCGGTGGAGATTATAACTGACAATATCGTACTGAATGCCCTTACCATTAAAAGCGGTACCGGTTCAACTGAGCAGTCGATGAAAACAGCGGTTAAAATGCTCAATGAAGGGAGTGTCCCCACTGAAGTGTTACTCGGAGAGGTGTTGTCCATTGACGATTTCGGTGAAGCCATAGCACTCCTCAAGAGGGAGCATCCGCGGCGGGAGACTTTCCGGGTGACTCTGCGCTATGACTGA
- a CDS encoding molybdopterin-dependent oxidoreductase produces MAVDQEKVVKKGTCPVCGAACFIKAHIAKGKITKVEPDQETLMGWLCERGVNAIDYHYHKQRLNYPLKRTGARGEAKWKQISWEEAMDEIAAKLDTIRGRYGPEAVLVLGGSPHGPGDPAAWKWCNLWGTPNFFHLGKNCGEAEFPIECAMYGYDTTAGWATFLDPNKTGAAIIWGANIHQSEPRVWLGYSLAKKMGMKLIVVDPRPTECAKEADIWLQLRPGTDGALALGMLNVIINEGIYDREFVEKWCLGFEELKALVQQYPPEKVAQITWVPAEQIIEAARVFANAPAGVITWGVATCHLGNGAGLSSVLGKCWLRAITGNLDKEGGCRLSDYPGYTAFLDELNWDYQINHPLRTRDNVSADRWPLTSVKSLALYKEGMKKVYPKGWGAQQYFIYPAPWAVWEAILKGKPYPIKAVFDQGTNTLCSTGNSKHAYQAFKSDNLELHVSMDHFLTPTGALADYVLPATDALERVHLTHMWGVLGNQWYGREAVVEPEYERRDDYQLWRDLGKRLGQAEDWPDTLEGWLDRILSPAGTNLREFAKGPGYSPPSKYKRYEETGFGTFSGKVELVPSILMRLGYNPLEGYREPPWSPVATPDLAKEYPLILISGSRVRPYHHSSLRQINKLRKKHPEPLLQIGPQTAAGLGIAEGDMVYIETPLGRVKQKAQLLEGMHPEVVHADGYWWFPEKPEAEPSLFGVWESNIDSIVPDDPEVCDYVGNNYFRGLLCRVYKAE; encoded by the coding sequence ATGGCAGTTGATCAAGAAAAGGTGGTGAAGAAAGGAACCTGTCCTGTTTGCGGTGCAGCATGTTTTATTAAAGCGCACATAGCCAAAGGCAAAATCACAAAGGTCGAGCCAGACCAGGAGACCTTGATGGGCTGGCTGTGTGAGCGTGGAGTAAACGCGATTGACTACCACTATCACAAGCAACGTCTCAACTACCCGCTTAAAAGGACTGGCGCTAGAGGCGAGGCGAAGTGGAAGCAAATTAGCTGGGAAGAGGCTATGGACGAGATCGCGGCTAAGCTGGATACTATTCGAGGACGTTACGGCCCGGAGGCGGTGCTGGTACTAGGTGGTTCTCCTCATGGACCTGGAGATCCCGCAGCCTGGAAGTGGTGTAACCTATGGGGTACGCCGAACTTCTTTCACTTAGGGAAAAACTGTGGGGAGGCCGAGTTCCCCATAGAATGCGCCATGTATGGCTACGACACAACCGCCGGCTGGGCAACGTTCTTAGACCCAAATAAAACCGGGGCGGCCATTATTTGGGGGGCGAATATACACCAATCGGAGCCCAGGGTTTGGCTGGGGTACAGTTTAGCAAAGAAGATGGGGATGAAGTTGATAGTGGTCGATCCCCGGCCAACGGAATGTGCGAAAGAAGCGGATATCTGGCTCCAATTACGACCGGGGACCGATGGGGCACTGGCACTAGGTATGCTGAACGTAATCATAAATGAAGGTATCTACGATAGAGAGTTCGTGGAGAAATGGTGTCTGGGCTTCGAGGAACTGAAGGCACTGGTTCAGCAGTATCCGCCAGAAAAGGTCGCCCAAATCACATGGGTTCCGGCCGAGCAGATCATTGAAGCGGCCAGGGTCTTTGCTAACGCTCCCGCCGGGGTCATTACCTGGGGCGTCGCCACTTGCCACCTGGGTAATGGGGCAGGACTCAGCTCTGTTCTGGGGAAATGCTGGCTTCGAGCCATAACCGGGAACCTGGATAAGGAAGGGGGCTGCCGGTTAAGCGACTACCCGGGGTACACCGCTTTTCTCGATGAGCTCAACTGGGATTACCAGATCAATCACCCTTTGAGAACACGGGACAATGTGAGCGCAGATCGTTGGCCTCTCACTTCAGTAAAAAGCCTTGCCCTCTATAAGGAGGGCATGAAGAAAGTATACCCTAAGGGATGGGGAGCACAACAGTATTTCATCTATCCTGCTCCTTGGGCTGTATGGGAAGCCATCCTCAAGGGAAAACCATATCCCATTAAGGCGGTATTTGATCAGGGAACCAATACCCTGTGCTCCACAGGCAACAGTAAGCATGCATATCAGGCCTTTAAGAGTGACAATCTGGAACTGCACGTGTCTATGGATCACTTCCTAACCCCCACCGGGGCACTTGCAGATTACGTTTTACCCGCAACGGACGCCCTGGAGAGAGTTCACCTGACTCACATGTGGGGTGTTTTGGGGAATCAATGGTACGGGCGTGAGGCGGTCGTTGAGCCTGAATATGAGCGAAGGGACGATTATCAGCTGTGGCGTGACCTCGGCAAACGTCTGGGTCAGGCAGAAGACTGGCCTGACACATTGGAGGGGTGGCTTGACAGGATACTGTCCCCTGCCGGCACGAATTTGCGGGAATTTGCGAAAGGTCCGGGGTATTCCCCTCCTTCAAAGTACAAGAGATACGAGGAGACAGGGTTTGGCACCTTCTCTGGTAAAGTGGAACTGGTTCCCAGCATCCTTATGCGGCTCGGGTATAACCCACTTGAAGGATACCGGGAGCCTCCATGGAGCCCCGTTGCCACTCCAGACCTGGCTAAAGAGTATCCTCTAATCTTGATCAGTGGCTCGAGGGTAAGACCTTATCATCATTCCTCACTTAGACAGATTAATAAGTTGAGGAAGAAGCATCCTGAGCCGCTGTTGCAAATAGGTCCGCAAACCGCTGCCGGGTTGGGTATCGCCGAAGGGGACATGGTGTACATTGAGACCCCCCTGGGGAGAGTAAAGCAAAAAGCCCAGTTACTGGAGGGGATGCACCCTGAAGTAGTTCATGCTGATGGCTACTGGTGGTTTCCGGAAAAGCCAGAGGCAGAGCCGAGCCTTTTCGGCGTATGGGAGTCAAACATCGACTCGATCGTCCCCGATGACCCCGAGGTTTGCGACTACGTAGGGAACAACTACTTCAGGGGGCTTCTGTGCCGGGTCTACAAAGCGGAATAA